The DNA sequence GGCTGTTCGAAGGCCAGGAGTCTTCGATTCAACCGGCCAACGACAGCTTCTTCCAGGGTCTTTATTTAATGAGCCGCGAACTGAGCATGCATTTCAGTAACAAGCTTCTTCAATCAATCGTCGATCAGACCGGCCAACGGAACCGGGGTCTGAAAGAGGCACCGCTGATTATTCTGCGAGGCATGCTCTTTCCCGCGGTCCTCTTTGAAATCGGTTTTCTGACCAACGCAGCTGAAGCTCAGCGCTTGGTGAACCCTGAATTTCATGATAAACTTATTCAGGGAACCGTCCGAGCCATCAAGGATTTTCAAGGGAGCTCGTTGCTCCAGAAATTCATCGGGGATAATTGATATGAACAATAGGAAGCGAAAACGGAGAAAAAGGGGTAAAACCGCCCTTTTAACCTCCCTCCTCTACATCCTGATCGGGATCGGGGTTTTTTTTATCGTGGTCTATGCCGGGGAATTCGTATTCCGGGAACAAGAAGAACCCCCACCCAACCTAACACCCTTGACCGGCGAAACGATCCCGACACCCACCCCACCAACACCGGCCGAGGAGGAGGAAATGCTCGAGGTTGTTCTTTATTTCGCCAATGACCAGTTTACGGCACTGGTCGGGGAACGCCGGGAGGTGGTCAACGAGGATAAGCTCTTCGAGAACGTTATACATGAACTGCTGGCCGGTCCCCACGACACCTCCCTCTTCAACCCCATTCCAGCGACTGTCACCCTCAATGGGGTGTTCGCCGAAGGGGGAACGGTGTACACTGACTTAAGCCGGGACATGATCGATGGGCAAATGGGGGGAGCCTCGCAGGAATTACTCAGCATTTTCTGCATTGTCAATACACTGACCGGCCTTACGGGAGTCGATCGGGTGAAAATCCTTATAGACGGCAAAGAAGAAGTCACTCTGCGAGGACACATCGATATTTCGGAACCCTTGGAAAGGGATGAAAAAATCATTGCAAAAATTCAATAGTTTCCGGCAACTCGGCTCCTTCCTGAAGAAAGACAACGAGGTAGAACTGGCCCGCAGTGACGGCCGCCGGTTCGACGAAATTCGCCCAATCACCGTGAGCCGGAATTACCTCAAATACGCTGAAGGATCAGTCCTGATCGAAGCCGGCCAGAACCGGATCGTTTGTTCGGCCACAGTCGAAGAAAAAGTGCCTATTTTTCTGCGGGGAAGCGGCCAGGGCTGGATCTCCGCCGAGTATTCGATGCTGCCGCGGGCGACCTCGACTCGAAACATGCGGGACGCAGTACGAGGTAAAATCGGAGGTCGGGCTCACGAAATCCAGCGGCTGATCGGCCGTTCTCTCCGTTCAGTCATCAACTTGGACGAACTCGGAGAACGTACCATTTTGATCGATTGCGATGTCATCCAGGCTGACGGGGGAACCAGAACCTTGGCCATCTCCGGTTCTTTTGTCGCCCTGATCGATGCCCTGTGGAACTCTCTTGACCGTGGCATGCCGGCAAGAGGACGCCTGGTCAAAGATTACCTGGCGGCAGTCAGTGTTGGCGTCGTCAGAGGACGGGAATTACTGGACTTGAGTTTCGACGAGGACTCTATCGCCCAGGTAGACATGAACGTGGTAGCCTCCGGAACGGGACAGTTTGTCGAGGTGCAGGGTACTGCGGAAAAAGATCCTTTTTCACG is a window from the Atribacteraceae bacterium genome containing:
- a CDS encoding GerMN domain-containing protein, with the translated sequence MNNRKRKRRKRGKTALLTSLLYILIGIGVFFIVVYAGEFVFREQEEPPPNLTPLTGETIPTPTPPTPAEEEEMLEVVLYFANDQFTALVGERREVVNEDKLFENVIHELLAGPHDTSLFNPIPATVTLNGVFAEGGTVYTDLSRDMIDGQMGGASQELLSIFCIVNTLTGLTGVDRVKILIDGKEEVTLRGHIDISEPLERDEKIIAKIQ
- the rph gene encoding ribonuclease PH; translation: MQKFNSFRQLGSFLKKDNEVELARSDGRRFDEIRPITVSRNYLKYAEGSVLIEAGQNRIVCSATVEEKVPIFLRGSGQGWISAEYSMLPRATSTRNMRDAVRGKIGGRAHEIQRLIGRSLRSVINLDELGERTILIDCDVIQADGGTRTLAISGSFVALIDALWNSLDRGMPARGRLVKDYLAAVSVGVVRGRELLDLSFDEDSIAQVDMNVVASGTGQFVEVQGTAEKDPFSRETLDRLLILAEKGTKDIVDLQKTLLERELP